The nucleotide sequence GCTTAGCTTTTTCCATGGGCTTCAAGAAGAAAATTCACCCGAAAAGTCACCTTCTTATGAGATAGGCAATCTCACGTTTACTTCTGTGTCTGAAGAATGTGAACAAAGATCACTGCTTCTGAATGAGAGCTTTACCAATATAAATCATGAAGAACCAAAGAGAGATAAGCAGTCGGAAACCAGGAAGATTGGAAAGAATTCTGAAAGAGTCAGCAGATCGTTTTCTCAAACCAGTAATCAAACCCTACATGTTGAAGAAAAACCCCATCACTGTGATGAGTGTGGAAAATACTTTGATTATAAATCTAATCTAATCCGACACCAGAGAACTCATACAGGGGAAAAACCATATGGCTGTGATGAGTGTGATAAGCGCTATGCCACCAAATCACATCTGACTATCCACAAGAGAACTCATCTGAGCGGAAAACCACATCGGTGTGACCAGTGCggaaaacactttacatacaagtCTCAGATTACCATGCATCAAAGGACTCATACAGGAGAAAAACCTCATACCTGCAGTCTATGTGGGAAGAACTTTGCCTACAAATCGTATTTGATTATTCATCAGAGGATCCACTCAGGTGAGCGACCCCACATGTGCCCGCAATGTGGGAAATGCTTCACAGACAAGTCAAACCTACGCAAGCACCAGAACACTCACACAGAGAACAAGCCTTATGTCTGCAGAGAGTGTGGCAAGCACTTCAACTCTAAGTACAGTTATACTACACATCAGAGAACACACCAGAGAGGAAAGTGCAAATAACGCTGCTAATATAGTGTGACCGGTTACTTACAAAGCGGAGGCTAGCTTAGTTTGTAGATAGCCTtccacattacaaaaaaaaaagaacgtcatCTAAAAAGACTTGGGCCTCATTTCTGACAACTGGACCTTGAACCTTAGATGTGTTACCATCAGATAGAAAATTAGGACTTTCAAGGTTAGAAATGGCTGTTATTACATCACAGATTTACTGACAACTCAGCACTAATTTCTTTTACATTTTGTCCCACCAGTCACTGCGGGAGAAATACATGGTGGTTTTCAGCTGTGCAAAATTTGATCTTTCCCTGCCTGTTTTTTTTGGTGGGAAAGCTGCTTGTCGTTAACTGACCTAGGGTCTATCACTTTTGgacaaataaatgtaaaaattttaATGCTGGTCAATCCAAACTAGAAAATAGAAGACATTTTCTAGGAGCCAGGGCATGCGTGTTACCACTGACAAAAGCAAATGCTCAACAAATACAGGCAGCAGCTGTTTTTTGGGCACATTGGCTAATCAAGTTTCTGAGATATAGGTTGAACGGCCAAACAGAAGTTTAAAACAGCTTCCAAAACTTTACtgtggaatacattttttttccatattctcGATTTGCTTTGGAAGTCCATCACAAGAGGCGGCTGAGATGATATGAATGCCTTCTGAAGATAAGGACTCCCCTGAGAACTCCCACTGGAGCAGTAACATATACATCCAGTTGTGACAGAAGACCCAACACAGACCAAGAGCATGTTGGATGTACTGTACTCCCAGCTAAAACCGTGATTACGCAAAAGGAAGTTTGGCGTGATAACCCATTCAGCATTTCTGAATCACTATGATCAGAATACTAAAGATGACAATGTCTTTAAAACAAACTATTGACAGCACTAAAAGAACCTGTATGTGGGAGTTTACAATCTTTTTGTTGAGAGTAATCTGACGTTTGAAATATAATTTTTGCTAAACTCTTCTGTACCTTGTAAATGGATAATATACAAGCTTTCGAAAGCCTGTGGGTCACAACAATAACTTATCAGTGGACAATATTGGAaagttatgccgcttacacacgatcgggcttttgccctgCCAAATCACTTCGGAATTCCAtcgaaaaaatatagaacatattctatatctaaagtctgatggaattcatcggaatttccgatgaaaaaactctgatggggctacacacgatcgaaaaatccgatggaaaaagtccatctgactttttccatcggaaattacgatcgtgtgtacggggcattagacttttACAATTTACACATTCATTATCTTTTGATTTGCTGCCATATTTTTACAAATGTTCCAAGTTTCTACACTCTCCAGCTGTTCTATTAATGCCCCATCATTATTTTTATGACATCTATAATTCACCTGGTGTATCAGTACCTTTAGAAATGTCACAGAGGCTTTTGTGAATTGATAGCTTATATCAGCCTTTGGTTCAGCCTTCAAAATTATGGTCTTCATTATGATCGGTGAAAGTAGTCACAGACAAATTCACCAAGTTTGGTGTCAACTTgtctctaaatgttttttttaggaaACCCAAGTCAAAATGTTTCTGTGTCACATGCTGGAAAGTATAGATTAGAATATCCAAAAAATACAGAAGCTgtttcaactgtacatacagtctGTAGGTTATAGTGAATGTTGACATCTTCTGATGCATAAGCAGGATAGAAGAAAAATGATATTAAAATACACAGTACCAGGAAACTTGCATAAATGGTACCTCTTTCAGCTCATTTTATGTATTGTTGCCTTTATTGTCTATGgcctgtctactttctaaaacaaaaaattgtggAATGTGGATTTATGTGGCTGCTATATTCTATATAAAATCTACTTAATGAAAATCTTTATGTATATTTCTGTATGCTTTTGTGACAATTAGGGTTTAACTCCCAGccaatgcatttttgtttttgagtgaAGAAGGGTTGGAACCTCTATCAAGTTCTTACTGTTGTCTATGTCTCCATTGAGGATATTTCATTTCCTGTCTTGGTGGTCACCTGGATAGAAATATAGGGGAAATCTCCCTTATAAAGACAAggagagcatgaaaaaaaacactttattgtGTGTATTGAATggaaaactcttatgccgcgtacacacgataatttttcgggatgaaaaaaacatagttttaaaaaaaatgtaatttaaaatgatcgtgtgtgggcttcacatattttttcggcttctgaaaaaagacaattttttttttttagcatgctgcattttttaacgacgttttaaacaatgtagttttttgtgttgtaaaaaatgatcgtgtgctaaaacgacgttaaaaacctgcgcatgctcagaagcaagttatgagacgggagcgctcgttctggtaaaactactgttcataatggagtaagcacattcatcacgctgtaacagacagaaaagcgtgaatcgtcttttactaacatggaatcagctaaagcagcccaaagggtggcgtcatccacatggaacttcccctttatagtgccgttgtacgtgttgtacgtcactgcgctttgctagagcatttttaaaaaacaatggtgtgtgggcaatgtcgttttaatgatgaagttggaaaaactttgttttttctacatgccgaaaaacgtcgtttttttcatgccgaaaaaaaatcattatgtttaCACGGCATGAGATTTGCTTTCAGCCCATTAATTCTGCTTTTGAACTTGTTGAGGAGATTTCCTCTCAGTTCATTTCCCAATAACCACTTCAGGGGAAAATCTCAGCATGAATACAGGTAGATAGAAAACATTACAGAGGTGTTATCCCTTTTCCACAGAAGATGCTAAAAAACGTTCTGACCTCTCCTGATGCTAGTTGCTTGGTTGCCATGTTGATGCTCTGGCCTCAAAACATTCTGAAATACTTGTCCAGAACAAgtaattttgacatttctctgaCTTTAGTTTAATTTACACTTATTTTGAGTCTATGGTCTAAGGCGCCAGACTCAGAGTTATTTCTTCACATTTCCTGGGTGTTCTGGTCTCCAAATGGAGGGGTTGGTTCAAATCCTACTTCTGACATTCAGTTTTCATATTTAGGTCTAACAGAATGACCACATTCATTGAAGATTCCTGATACCATGTAACCGATCACAAAAAAATCAATAGACTTTGCAGGTTCTACATAAAGATCAAATTGTTGTCAAAACTCTGCGAGGCCATGCTGTTAAATCTGTAATTTAAGTTAAACGGAGCAAGAATTTGAAATTAAAGCTCACAGGAACTTAAAAGCAGCATAGAAAAAGACCACAAATGGACTCGAGCCCTCAATCTTACATTGGGTGGGTGTTCTTGTCTCCAAATGGAGGCGTGGGTTTGAATCCCACTTCTGACTTTCAGTTTTCACTGATCACAAAAAAATCCAGAGAGTTTTCAGATACTACATAAAGATCAAATTGTTGTAAAAACTCTGCTTGGCCATGCTGTTAAATCTGTAATTTAagttaaacaacgtaaaaatttgcaAGTAAAGGTTACGGGAACTGGAAAGCAGCCAAGAAAACAAACACAAAGGGACTTGAACCCTCAATCTTTTGATCCGAAGTCAGATGCCTTATCAATTAGGCCACGCGGTCTTCCATGGgccacctttttgttttttggtgtgcagTTCAGCCAAACACTTGAAGATGACCTCAGACATTTTCATCTACTTGCTTTGCTCGAGCAAATTTGGTAGAAAGGATCTGCAATGTGCCAAGGTCATGCTTTAAGAAGTACATTTGCAAAAGGGCCTAGGTGCAGAGCATTAATACAGCTCTTTGACAATTGTAATAAATTAACGAGTAGTGTATATTTCCAGAGGCAGCCAAAATTTAATGAGTGTCTTGTCAGGATGACCACCTGGAGTGGTGTACGGTGCCAGACTCGAGAGTTATTTCTTCACATTGCGTGGCTGTTCTGGTCTCTGAATGGAGgtgtgggttcaaatcccacttctgaaCAGAATAACCCCATTCATTGAGGATTCCTGCTACCATGTCACAGATTACAAAAAAAGAGTTTGCAGATACTACATAAAGATCAAATTGTTGTGAAAACTCTGCTAGGCTATGCTGTCAAATATATAATTTTAGTTAAACGGAGCATGAATttgcaattaaccacttccataccgggcctttctctggcactcctctcctacatggaaaattactcagaacccccaaacattatatatgttttttttagcagacaccctagggaataaaatgacggtcgttgcaactttttatctcgcagggtatttgcgcaacaatttttgaaacagtttcatgaattaaaaaataacaagacagtaaagttagcccaatttttttgtataatgtaaaagatgatgttacgccgagtaaatagatacccaacatgtcacgcttcaaattgtagttttttacactttatttaactttttttttttatcacttttgttcctattacaaggaatgtaaacatcccttgtaataggaatggtttgtgacaggtcctccttatggagagatgcggggtcaatacgaccccacatctcttctccaggctggaaagcatgagataaaaaaaaattcaccgatctcatgcttaccagCCACGATCGCAGCTTTGTTTACATTTGCGGCCAAGACGTGATGTCATAACTTCACGCCCGGGCCTCAGACGGTCATACAGATGattggaaatctctatggtcgtcaTCCAGTGGCGGCCGACTCTTTCTctgggtccccgatggcacgggagagcccagcgaagtaccggatggcagcgggaggggggatgtcccttgCCATCActtgtaagaatgatcaagcagcggaactgcAGCTATGATTGTTCTGATGGTGCACAGAATTGCTGTCTGAAaaagaggatatctgaatgatgcctgtagctgcaggcatcattcagatattcccactgaaaatcaaggacatcatatgacagccTTGGGCTGGAAGTAGTTAAAGGTCACAGGAACTGAAAAGCAGCATAGAAAACTACCACAAATGCACTCAAACCCTCAATCTTTACATTGGGATGGTGTTCTGGCCTTTAAATGGAGGgatgggttcaaatcccacctCTAACATTCCGTTTTCACATTTGGGTTCAACAGAATGACCACATTCATTGAGGATTCCTGCTACCATGTCACTGATCACAAAAAAATCCAAAGACTTTGCAGATTCTACATAAAGATCAAATTGTTGTGAAAACTCTGCTAGGCCATGCTGTTAAATCTATCATTTAAGTTAAACGGAGTAAGAATTTGCAATTAAAGCTCACAGAAAGGATGTCCTTTTTGTGTGTGCACGCTGTCATCTTCTGTTCTTCTCATAATTGCGTTCGGGCACCAGTGCAAATCCGTGCGTGCTCCTGCGCATTCCAGCTACCATGCAAGATACCGGTTGGAATGCCAGGCCTTTTGTGAACAGTGCCCTAACAgtatgctatccagccacagcattcaGAGGagatggtggactggcttactaaaccatcctcatacTCTATCACCTAAGCTGAGACTAGTGCACAGTACATCGCAGCTGCCAGAGCGGTTTAttttgcctccttgtccacagtttATTTTGCCTCCTTCCATAGTCCCAGCATCATGCATGGAAGAGTCAACTGAATTATTTGAAAacagcgtcagccacttgctTCTTAACAATGCACAGGCATAATGTTGGTTGTGAGGTTAaggaagggagtaacatgagcctacagagaggggagaacactgataaacaacaaattggcagtcataTTCCCCCAGCCGCAGCAtattgccaagttggctccagtgatgatgaggatgtAGGGGATAATGATGAGGTCTCTGACGTGACTTGGTGTCGGATAGAGCAAAGCGGAAAAGTGAGGGGGAGGCACAACCCTGAAAAGGCAGGATGTCATCCAGAGGCAGTCATCATGGAACAGTAGAGAGCAGTCATCCTATGCCATGaaattgtggagctgttatctctCGGCCCACTTTCCACCACTCAGCCCGTTAGCAAcagcacctgaaagccacacaaaagggacACAATTCTCCTCCTCACCTTTCATGTCTACCCCCGCTAtatctcatgacctctcagcagcctccactaaTAGGGATAAAGGTACATCAAAGGGTGTCACAGGTCCTTGCAACacatctgccagcagcacaccaccagctgtagagtatagcaggcaaatttctctgccccagctgctgcatcaaaataaaataaaaatacactccCTGCCACCCATATGCTTAGCGTCTAAATTCCAGCTTGTCCAAAATGCTGGCTTAACGACGCCTGCCTTTTCATCTGGTGGATTCTCTCAATTTGCAGAATGTACTGTATCACAATGGCACATTCTCAGTCTGTATTTGCACATAAGGCCATTTGCACCTAAGGCCATTCCAGCTTTGTAGTATCGTGTGGAAGGCAATATTTTGGCATCGTTGTGCAAGGCAGTCAGCAGCAAGATCCACCTTACTGCTGACATGTGGTCCATCAAGCATGGTCAGGGATGATATATTCGTTCACAGCACACTCagtaactctgcttgcaactagGAAGGATGCAGGATAGGGCTCAGTGCTGGAGCTTATTTTCCTGCCATGTATGTCTTCATACAGCTGGTACTGATGATGCAAGATCTATCAGCTTCAcccctcctccatgccctcctctacTGAATTGTCCTATGAAGCACCAGTACCCCCTAAGCGTTGAAAAGGCTATTCAACAAGTCAGGCTAACAGATGTCATGTAGTGCTTCAGCTGGTCTGTCtatgggacaggagccacaccagAACATAAATTCTTTCACCTCTGCAGTGGCAGGCCCAGAGATGGTTGACGCCATGgaagcttaagccaggaatagaGGTGTGCGATAATGGCACTAACCCTCTGTCCACCCTGCAACAGGGAAagctgacacatgtgccatgcctggcacatgtcctcaatttggtggtttAGCGTTTCTTAAACAGGTACCCAGGTTTGCAAGATCTGGTAAGACAGGCCAGAAGAGTCTAGCTATTTCAGGCAGTAATACACAGCCAGTGTTTAGCTGGCCGAAATTCAGCAGCCCATAAActgcctgatttgtgacatgcacaccaggtggaactcaacttttgaaatgctgcagcagctgcacatgcagcagagggctcaTAGGAGCTCTGCTTTTTTACCCCATgccaatggctgctgataaaggatgcatgcactgtattgccaccatttgaggaggcgacAAGGATGGTGAGtcatgacaatgcatgcatcagtgacactatccctcttgtgttcctgctggagcatacTCTGCATGGCATTATGGGCAGGAAACTCGaggcagagcagcaggaggaagacgaggacttccttacctctcaaggcccgctttatgcagacaccattcttgcgacgccacagaacacacaagaggaggaggagaaagattcTGGCAGTTTTGATGACATTGAAGCAGAGGAAACGTCAAACCTTAAGAgatggttttcagtccccagaaaccttgggagtagtacgtggctgggaggaggcagttccagatgGGCTCCCTTattcaaagcctgcaaaaggacccgAAAATTTGTGGCATCAAGAAGAAGGATcattattggttggcaacccttcTTAATCACCGTTACAAAGGGGAAAGTCTCGGAACTCATCCTGCCCTCGCAGAGGGAGCATATGGTGAAATATCTTGAGGACACCTATAAGAGGAGTTTATATAATACCTTTCcagactctggtaggttacagtctcatggaaaatgtcattttgagGCTTCTATTGGTCAAAGTAGGAGCGGTGGTGAagtgatgcatttaaaaaaaaatgtagtcctaggcccagggctgtcagcttccacatcccatcggcAGTGTCTACATAATATGGTGGCAGATTACCTAGGGGCGAAAACCGACACGGAGGGCTTTTCAGTAGATGTTCCACTGGGTTACttggtcatgagaatagaccactggccataaattacccagtatgcaaatgagccgctgggctgccctgcatccagcttTCTTTCTGAATgagcattcagtgctgctggaggttttgtgaCTGATAAAAGAGCCTGTCTGTCCACAGACCCTGTTGACCAGCTGACAATTGTCAAAATGAATCGGTCCTGGATTAGCATCAGCTATCCTGATGCCGATGTCGCTGCTTAAATGATTTTGGGATCTGGAATCTCTGCAAGACTTCTTAGCTTTTTGGGTGTTGATTTTATCTTGAAGTAGTTTTTTGTTATAGTAAATAgggaaggtagtgctgcgctaatgggTGGTGGATGGGTAAGTGTATGgacaggtgggggaagggaataagaTTGGTATAGCTAAAAATGAGAGCAGTATAACCAaaaatagcataaacaaaaaatgatcagtgaacaatactggtgcaaatcatataactccacacatTTCTCTTGGTGTGATAAATACACTAAAAAATGAGGTAAtgaatagtgcaaaaaattatatatagcaCAACACCCAAATTGCTGTGATGGGTAACAATATTAAACAGGTGATAAACAGTCCTTGAACAAGGCTTGAGCTGtgtcaacaaaaatatatatatatatatatataaatatatacaaatatataaataatcatttgaaagtccaaaaaataagaaaaaggtgCTGGTGTAGGTCCGCAGTGTGAGGTTATAAGTGAGTagatatccagtgatccttttaagatgaataaggatgtccccttaccttactgctgtaaggtaacagcatatagatccaaccacattagatggttaaccagatgggctctgatccaggaacgacaggtcctccttggaagtcTCGTCCCAGACTAATCAGTATCTCGCCCCAAAGGaataaagcatcgatagtgtgatatcgttttaaaattttaattctcgtaACTTAATAAAcaagggtactcacattgttAAAAATACAATTAGGCATAtaaaacagaagggggggggcagtctgtcgccaacgtcacctccgatacctctcagtggtctcatgcgcattcgtcactatcatgtgacttcctcaggagtagtgagaggcatagGGGAGATGTCTTATATAGGGTGACTTGTTTGGTAGACTGTCAATTAACTCAGCTGTTTGTCATACAGGAAgtgcagctgcagccattttcccgtagcCTGCTGGTGTTTATTAGGAGTAAAGATCctaatacaccacccagcaaATATTTGGTTTAATGGCATTAAAAAAGATGGATGACAAGCATGCCATCTCATTTATATAAAAAACTTAGGGCAGGGAACGAAAACGGCgagaaaatgtgaaaaatagaTAACCAGAGATATCCCATTATGTCTCCATAACATTGTGTGTTGACACTCCAAGACGTTCCACCGGAAGTccggcagccgccattttgttggagcTCAAGAGACGCCCCCAGCGTCTCACAGGGCGCTTGGCGTCCGTTTCTTCCATTGGGCCATCTTGTCTGGCATCTGGTTGGGAGCCAACACGTGACCCCCCGACCTCGGCCAACAACACGGGCCAAGCAAACAACCTGCAGTGGCGGCGTCCGTCGAgaacgagcgccgccggaagtggAGTCGCGGCTGTTttgcagccaccggaagtggagcTGCGGCCATCTTTCCGGAGCTACAATTGTAATGATAGTGAACAGCGTCCTAAAAGGGAACATTAAAAACATTTAGAGCGAGGGGGAAAGTATTTAATAGCTCGTAATGCACCTAGAGGGGTTAAAACTCAGATAATACCACATATAAGAGGTATTAGGAGCCCGAATaaaattatttgttaaaaaatataaaagtttttAGAAAAATTTATGGcaacatataaatatattaatttttgcATTGAATAGGTATGCCACATGAGGTTAAAAATCGTAGATGACGTGTGCAAAAGGATCCACatgtaaatattaaaacaaaCTGCGTCAT is from Rana temporaria chromosome 9, aRanTem1.1, whole genome shotgun sequence and encodes:
- the LOC120913576 gene encoding zinc finger protein 614-like isoform X1, encoding MKKEKRRLTERILNHALGIIYLLTGEEYVIVKKNSPHSATHLLSGEVPIKCGDVSIYFSMDEWDFIEEHKQLYHEVTLQNPKTVHSSEILETVSQECHENDEPLCMKDIMGGELRNIQQVEILSGNCTENFMEEQNSALNNERDDCETNENDILQVEIDSQTYSEEYYPNHISDNEQTEDLYARSCEQETHGDAWTVHPTFTDSFIDRTIPEESYSVNCSPEGLAEDELSFFHGLQEENSPEKSPSYEIGNLTFTSVSEECEQRSLLLNESFTNINHEEPKRDKQSETRKIGKNSERVSRSFSQTSNQTLHVEEKPHHCDECGKYFDYKSNLIRHQRTHTGEKPYGCDECDKRYATKSHLTIHKRTHLSGKPHRCDQCGKHFTYKSQITMHQRTHTGEKPHTCSLCGKNFAYKSYLIIHQRIHSGERPHMCPQCGKCFTDKSNLRKHQNTHTENKPYVCRECGKHFNSKYSYTTHQRTHQRGKCK
- the LOC120913576 gene encoding zinc finger protein 614-like isoform X2, yielding MKKEKRRLTERILNHALGIIYLLTGEEYVIVKKNSPHSATHLLSGEVPIKCGDVSIYFSMDEWDFIEEHKQLYHEVTLQNPKTVHSSEILETVSQECHENDEPLCMKDIMGGELRNIQQVEILSGNCTENFMEEQNSALNNERDDCETNENDILQVEIDSQTYSEYYPNHISDNEQTEDLYARSCEQETHGDAWTVHPTFTDSFIDRTIPEESYSVNCSPEGLAEDELSFFHGLQEENSPEKSPSYEIGNLTFTSVSEECEQRSLLLNESFTNINHEEPKRDKQSETRKIGKNSERVSRSFSQTSNQTLHVEEKPHHCDECGKYFDYKSNLIRHQRTHTGEKPYGCDECDKRYATKSHLTIHKRTHLSGKPHRCDQCGKHFTYKSQITMHQRTHTGEKPHTCSLCGKNFAYKSYLIIHQRIHSGERPHMCPQCGKCFTDKSNLRKHQNTHTENKPYVCRECGKHFNSKYSYTTHQRTHQRGKCK
- the LOC120913576 gene encoding zinc finger protein 614-like isoform X3, translating into MKKEKRRLTERILNHALGIIYLLTGEEYVIVKKNSPHSATHLLSGEVPIKCGDVSIYFSMDEWDFIEEHKQLYHEVTLQNPKTVHSSEILETVSQENFMEEQNSALNNERDDCETNENDILQVEIDSQTYSEEYYPNHISDNEQTEDLYARSCEQETHGDAWTVHPTFTDSFIDRTIPEESYSVNCSPEGLAEDELSFFHGLQEENSPEKSPSYEIGNLTFTSVSEECEQRSLLLNESFTNINHEEPKRDKQSETRKIGKNSERVSRSFSQTSNQTLHVEEKPHHCDECGKYFDYKSNLIRHQRTHTGEKPYGCDECDKRYATKSHLTIHKRTHLSGKPHRCDQCGKHFTYKSQITMHQRTHTGEKPHTCSLCGKNFAYKSYLIIHQRIHSGERPHMCPQCGKCFTDKSNLRKHQNTHTENKPYVCRECGKHFNSKYSYTTHQRTHQRGKCK